One window of the Emcibacter sp. genome contains the following:
- the fabZ gene encoding 3-hydroxyacyl-ACP dehydratase FabZ yields the protein MSEENKDIPAEIDVLRIMELIPHRYPMLLIDRLRDIVPGETGVGVKNVTINEPFFQGHFPEQPVMPGVLIVEAMAQTAAAMVMLTLGEEAEGKIVYFMSIDGAKFRRPVVPGDQLELHVKKEQNRRNVWKFTGQGKVDGKLVAEATFTAMIVDD from the coding sequence ATGAGCGAGGAAAACAAGGATATTCCTGCAGAAATAGATGTTCTGCGCATTATGGAGCTTATTCCCCATAGATACCCTATGCTGTTGATTGATCGCCTCAGGGATATCGTGCCGGGCGAAACCGGTGTCGGGGTCAAAAACGTGACGATTAATGAGCCGTTTTTCCAGGGGCATTTCCCCGAACAACCTGTGATGCCGGGCGTGCTGATTGTTGAGGCGATGGCCCAGACTGCCGCCGCAATGGTAATGCTTACTCTTGGTGAGGAAGCCGAAGGCAAGATCGTTTATTTTATGTCTATTGATGGTGCCAAGTTTCGTCGCCCGGTCGTGCCCGGGGATCAACTGGAACTGCATGTCAAGAAAGAACAAAATCGTCGCAACGTTTGGAAATTCACAGGACAGGGTAAGGTTGACGGGAAACTTGTTGCTGAGGCAACCTTTACAGCCATGATCGTGGACGACTAG
- a CDS encoding OmpH family outer membrane protein has translation MRHFTKFAMMAAIVLGINSLSSVEEATAQALPKVSIAVIDGRRITMDSAAGKDIRRQLDVIRQKFQAEIVAKETELKKEEESLSNQRSLVPKEVYEQKVVEFRGKVADMQRDAQEKNRQLEVALVNAQNKLQSALTPIYQKIIKERGANMIIDKSLVVEHAAALNVTDEVIEQLDQVLPAVKVELMTPGSN, from the coding sequence ATGAGACATTTTACAAAATTTGCCATGATGGCCGCCATTGTGCTGGGCATCAACTCACTCTCTTCAGTTGAAGAGGCAACCGCCCAAGCGCTTCCCAAGGTATCAATCGCTGTTATTGATGGCCGCAGAATTACCATGGACTCCGCCGCCGGCAAGGATATCCGCCGCCAGCTTGATGTGATCCGTCAGAAATTCCAGGCTGAAATTGTGGCTAAAGAGACCGAACTGAAAAAAGAGGAAGAAAGTCTCTCCAACCAGCGTTCACTGGTTCCCAAGGAAGTCTATGAACAGAAGGTTGTAGAGTTCCGCGGCAAAGTTGCTGATATGCAGCGTGATGCCCAGGAAAAGAACCGTCAGCTTGAGGTAGCTCTTGTAAATGCGCAGAACAAACTGCAGAGCGCATTGACACCGATTTATCAGAAAATCATCAAGGAACGCGGCGCCAATATGATTATCGACAAGAGTCTGGTAGTCGAACATGCTGCGGCCCTGAATGTAACTGACGAAGTGATTGAACAGCTTGACCAGGTGCTGCCGGCCGTCAAGGTGGAACTAATGACACCCGGCTCAAATTAA
- the bamA gene encoding outer membrane protein assembly factor BamA: MLASSVSHAQEGVYGNQLAISEIIVTGNQRIEAETIKSYMIVNEGDDYSEEKVDASLKRLFNTGLFSDVKIGRSGDKLVVNIVENPILNRIVFEGNKSKKDDKLYEEITLRPRIVFSRAKVRADVQRLLEVYRRAGRFAATIEPKVIQLDQNRVNLVFEISEGPKSKIGKINFMGNKKFNNDALRNVMATKESRWWKILTSEDTYDPDRLAYDKQLLRDYYRSQGYADFRITSAVAELAHDKEHFFINVTVEEGEIYNFGEIDVESKIPDIKAEDLKPLVVTKSGSIYDSTQIDRTVEFLTDIAGLKGYAFVDVRPRIRRNREERTVDITYVVNKAPRVYVERININGNVRTHDKVIRREMRIVEGDAYNSSKVKRSEVRIKSLGYFAEATIEQLEGSAEDQTVLDVTVEEQATGELSVGAGFSSSESFLFDFSIGERNFMGKGQNLRLGARISSYRKEVDVSFTEPYFLDKAVVAGVDLFLRDTDFVESDFRQTTYGTSLRTAFPVTEYIVMSGRYTIRVDDVETTFVSSSPFLDNNVGKFTTSSVGYGVSYDSLNNRQHPSRGQRLVFNQDFAGLGGNVSYLRSRLSYDYYYPLFGKWIFNLSAEAGNVFGISEDVRLSDRFFLGNPKVRGFEQGGIGPRDNLTLDALGGNLYYTSSLELFVPLGAGAREMGIEASAFVDMGALWDIDEVPTLVNDRTGNVHSIVADSVSPRLSVGVGFSWMSPFGPFRIDFAKALLKDDYDKTEFFQFNIGTRF; encoded by the coding sequence ATGCTGGCGAGCTCCGTCTCCCATGCCCAGGAGGGTGTATATGGTAATCAACTGGCAATTTCGGAGATCATCGTAACCGGCAACCAGCGCATTGAGGCCGAGACAATCAAGTCCTACATGATTGTCAACGAAGGGGATGATTATTCCGAAGAGAAGGTGGACGCGTCCCTCAAGCGCCTGTTTAACACCGGGTTGTTTTCCGATGTAAAGATCGGCCGCTCCGGCGACAAGCTTGTAGTGAATATTGTGGAAAACCCGATCCTTAACCGGATTGTGTTTGAAGGGAATAAATCCAAAAAAGACGATAAGCTCTATGAAGAGATCACCCTGCGTCCGCGAATCGTGTTTTCCCGTGCAAAGGTGCGGGCTGATGTTCAGCGTCTTCTTGAAGTCTATCGCCGTGCCGGGCGGTTTGCCGCGACAATTGAACCAAAAGTTATTCAGCTGGACCAGAACCGTGTGAACCTGGTTTTCGAGATCAGCGAAGGCCCGAAGAGTAAAATTGGCAAGATCAATTTTATGGGCAACAAGAAATTCAACAATGATGCCCTGCGTAATGTCATGGCGACCAAGGAAAGCCGCTGGTGGAAAATTCTGACGTCTGAAGATACCTACGATCCGGACCGTCTTGCCTATGACAAGCAGCTGCTCAGGGATTATTACCGCTCACAGGGATATGCGGATTTCCGCATTACCTCTGCCGTTGCCGAACTTGCCCATGACAAGGAACATTTTTTCATCAATGTCACTGTCGAGGAAGGTGAAATTTACAACTTCGGCGAGATCGATGTGGAAAGTAAAATTCCCGACATCAAGGCTGAGGACTTGAAGCCACTTGTTGTCACCAAGAGCGGGTCCATTTATGATTCTACCCAGATCGACCGTACTGTTGAGTTCCTGACCGATATTGCCGGCCTCAAGGGCTATGCTTTTGTGGATGTTCGGCCGAGGATTCGCCGAAACCGGGAAGAACGCACCGTTGACATTACCTATGTTGTTAACAAGGCGCCGCGTGTCTATGTGGAACGGATCAACATCAATGGTAACGTGCGCACCCACGACAAGGTTATCCGTCGTGAAATGAGAATTGTCGAGGGCGATGCCTATAACTCCTCGAAAGTGAAACGTTCCGAAGTGCGGATCAAGAGCCTTGGGTATTTTGCCGAGGCGACCATCGAGCAGCTTGAAGGCTCCGCCGAGGACCAGACAGTTCTGGATGTGACGGTTGAAGAACAGGCAACCGGCGAGCTTTCTGTCGGTGCCGGCTTCTCAAGCAGCGAGAGTTTCCTGTTTGACTTCAGTATCGGTGAACGCAACTTTATGGGCAAGGGCCAGAACCTGCGCCTGGGTGCCAGGATTTCATCCTACCGTAAGGAAGTGGATGTCAGCTTCACAGAACCCTATTTTCTGGACAAGGCAGTTGTTGCCGGAGTTGACCTGTTCCTGCGCGATACTGATTTTGTGGAAAGTGACTTCCGCCAGACGACTTATGGCACCAGCCTGAGAACAGCTTTCCCCGTCACAGAATATATTGTGATGAGCGGACGCTATACAATCCGTGTGGATGACGTTGAAACCACCTTTGTCTCAAGCAGTCCCTTTCTGGACAATAACGTCGGTAAGTTCACGACATCCTCTGTTGGATATGGCGTATCCTATGATTCACTGAATAACAGGCAGCATCCCAGTCGCGGGCAGCGGCTTGTCTTCAACCAGGATTTCGCCGGTTTGGGTGGCAATGTGTCCTACCTGAGATCGCGCCTGTCCTATGATTATTATTATCCGCTTTTTGGAAAGTGGATATTTAATCTTTCCGCCGAAGCAGGTAATGTGTTCGGGATCAGTGAGGATGTAAGGTTGTCCGACCGCTTTTTCCTGGGTAATCCCAAGGTCAGGGGTTTCGAGCAGGGCGGTATTGGTCCACGTGACAACCTCACTCTGGATGCCCTTGGCGGCAACCTCTATTATACCAGTTCGCTGGAACTGTTTGTGCCTCTGGGGGCAGGGGCCCGCGAAATGGGTATCGAAGCCAGTGCATTTGTGGATATGGGTGCCCTTTGGGACATTGACGAAGTACCCACACTTGTAAACGATCGGACCGGCAATGTTCATTCAATTGTGGCAGATTCTGTATCGCCAAGGTTGTCTGTCGGTGTTGGTTTCTCCTGGATGTCGCCCTTTGGACCCTTCAGGATTGACTTTGCCAAGGCATTGCTTAAAGATGATTACGACAAAACGGAATTTTTCCAATTTAACATCGGAACAAGGTTTTAA
- the rseP gene encoding RIP metalloprotease RseP, translating to MEALFSFLYYGIAFVIALSLLVFVHEWGHYFVARLCGVKVDVFSIGFGREIWGRTDKNGTRWKISYIPLGGYVKFFGDAGAASTPDDSLQDMTPEEKSVAFHYKPLYQRAAIVFAGPFVNIVFAVLILASFFAFLGQPYVPPVVDKVVQDSPAEKAGFQVGDEILSMDGREVSSFRDIMLNEVMNVGTEIEVELLRNGVPMTLFVTPQFVDAKDMFGDPIKLPQLGLSHNILIGGVSEDSPAEKAGLLAGDRLETINGQVITSYRFLQDTIRDNDGRQVVIGVIRDGLEMTFEVTPHMQTFIDNGEERTAPIIGITRAFDIEIKDLGIFESIWAAMAETRDIVERSFLGLWQIISGDRSTKELGGPIKIAQIVSISVEEGILSYINIIAMISINLGIINLLPIPMLDGGHLLFYGFEAALGRKLSERTQEFGFRIGLVIILGLMIFATMNDLMGLAG from the coding sequence ATGGAAGCTCTATTTTCTTTTCTTTATTATGGCATTGCCTTCGTTATTGCTTTGTCGCTGTTGGTGTTTGTCCATGAATGGGGACATTATTTTGTCGCCCGCCTTTGCGGCGTGAAAGTGGATGTATTTTCGATCGGCTTTGGTCGCGAAATCTGGGGCAGGACTGACAAAAACGGCACCCGTTGGAAAATCAGTTATATTCCGCTTGGCGGCTATGTAAAATTTTTTGGCGATGCCGGAGCGGCAAGTACGCCCGACGACTCCCTGCAGGATATGACGCCCGAGGAAAAAAGCGTCGCCTTCCATTATAAACCGCTATATCAGCGGGCCGCTATCGTGTTTGCCGGTCCGTTTGTAAATATAGTGTTTGCTGTGCTGATTCTGGCATCCTTTTTCGCATTCCTGGGACAACCCTATGTGCCGCCGGTCGTGGACAAGGTGGTGCAGGACAGTCCAGCGGAAAAGGCCGGATTTCAGGTTGGAGACGAAATTCTTTCCATGGACGGCAGAGAGGTTTCCAGTTTTCGCGACATTATGCTCAATGAAGTCATGAATGTGGGCACGGAAATCGAAGTGGAACTTCTGCGGAACGGCGTTCCCATGACGCTATTCGTAACTCCGCAATTTGTCGACGCCAAGGATATGTTTGGCGATCCAATCAAGCTTCCTCAACTGGGTCTGAGCCACAATATCCTGATCGGTGGCGTTTCCGAGGACAGCCCGGCCGAAAAGGCCGGATTGTTGGCGGGTGACAGACTTGAAACCATCAACGGTCAGGTGATTACAAGTTATCGGTTTCTCCAAGATACCATCAGGGACAATGATGGCCGCCAGGTCGTTATTGGTGTCATACGCGACGGCCTCGAAATGACGTTCGAGGTAACCCCGCACATGCAGACCTTTATAGATAACGGTGAGGAAAGAACTGCGCCGATTATCGGGATTACCCGGGCATTTGATATTGAGATCAAGGATCTTGGCATTTTCGAGTCAATCTGGGCGGCGATGGCTGAAACCAGGGATATTGTCGAAAGGTCCTTCCTTGGATTGTGGCAGATTATCAGCGGCGACAGGTCGACCAAGGAACTGGGCGGACCAATTAAAATCGCCCAGATCGTCAGTATCTCGGTGGAAGAAGGGATTCTTTCCTATATTAATATCATTGCCATGATTTCGATTAATTTGGGTATTATCAATCTCCTGCCGATCCCGATGCTGGATGGCGGGCATTTGCTATTTTACGGGTTTGAAGCTGCTTTGGGCCGAAAATTAAGCGAAAGAACGCAGGAATTTGGATTTCGTATTGGATTAGTGATCATTCTTGGGTTAATGATATTCGCGACAATGAACGACTTAATGGGGTTGGCAGGCTAA
- a CDS encoding 1-deoxy-D-xylulose-5-phosphate reductoisomerase, translated as MEASLQPDNKKIRTVSVLGSTGSVGCNTLDLVQRYPDQFRVIALTANRNFKDLAEQAIRFNARMAVVADTECYHQLKEALSGTNIQVGAGPEALIEAASLPADWVMASIVGAAGLEPTLSAIRRGAIVALANKECLVCAGDLVMKEVIEHNATLLPVDSEHNAIFQVFDFEQPEKISHVTLTASGGPFYQMSLEQMAGVTPKQAVTHPNWDMGAKISVDSATMMNKGLELIEAYHLFPVSKDKIEIIVHPQSVIHSMVSYVDGSVLAQLGSPDMRTPISYTLAWPERIGTPAKQLDLAHLGRLDFFEPDMARFPALKLAREALQTGGSAPTILNAANEIAVHAFLEGKIGFLDISGIVEKTLEVMGSVELKCLQTVLEINQEARRISAGFIGN; from the coding sequence ATGGAAGCATCGCTTCAGCCGGACAATAAAAAAATAAGAACGGTATCTGTGCTGGGGTCGACCGGATCAGTCGGGTGTAATACTCTTGATCTGGTGCAAAGATATCCTGATCAGTTTAGAGTCATAGCCCTGACAGCCAACAGAAATTTCAAGGACCTGGCCGAACAGGCGATCCGTTTTAATGCCCGAATGGCCGTTGTTGCGGATACTGAGTGTTATCACCAACTGAAAGAGGCGCTTTCCGGCACCAATATTCAGGTCGGGGCAGGGCCGGAGGCGCTGATCGAGGCGGCCTCACTGCCGGCGGACTGGGTTATGGCATCGATCGTCGGGGCAGCCGGTCTTGAGCCGACGCTGAGCGCGATCCGGCGGGGGGCAATCGTCGCCCTTGCCAACAAGGAATGCCTGGTTTGTGCCGGCGATCTGGTGATGAAGGAAGTTATCGAGCATAATGCAACTTTGCTGCCAGTGGATTCAGAGCATAACGCTATTTTCCAGGTATTTGATTTTGAGCAGCCAGAGAAAATTTCCCATGTCACCCTGACGGCCTCCGGCGGCCCATTTTACCAGATGAGTCTGGAGCAGATGGCCGGGGTGACACCCAAGCAGGCTGTAACCCATCCAAACTGGGACATGGGCGCCAAAATTTCGGTCGATTCCGCGACCATGATGAACAAGGGCCTGGAGCTGATCGAGGCGTATCATCTTTTTCCCGTGTCGAAAGATAAGATTGAAATTATTGTCCATCCGCAATCTGTTATTCACAGTATGGTTTCTTATGTGGACGGGTCGGTTCTCGCGCAACTGGGATCTCCGGACATGCGGACACCAATCTCCTATACTCTGGCCTGGCCTGAGCGCATCGGCACGCCGGCAAAGCAGCTCGATCTCGCGCATTTGGGCCGTCTGGATTTCTTTGAACCTGACATGGCAAGGTTTCCGGCCCTGAAACTTGCAAGAGAAGCATTGCAAACCGGTGGAAGTGCGCCTACTATCCTCAACGCTGCCAATGAAATTGCTGTTCATGCATTTCTGGAGGGGAAAATAGGGTTCCTGGATATATCCGGGATTGTTGAAAAGACGCTTGAAGTTATGGGCTCGGTAGAGCTGAAATGTCTGCAGACGGTGCTTGAGATTAATCAGGAAGCGCGCAGAATATCAGCAGGGTTCATAGGAAACTAG
- a CDS encoding phosphatidate cytidylyltransferase, producing the protein MNNLFLRVLSALVMLPAAVALILFGGWPYVGVVILLSILVLQEWNMITTGKWLSPLFVVQAAGLLALGVVLNLYHEFSFVYVAIYLAAVLAVSLGTGNGYKLAFAGALYALLPALSLIWLREFIPGGAYIILWSMITTWSMDTGAYFAGRRIGGPKMSPRISPNKTWAGLIGGALLALVTGTMSAEYFGFAPLFQYAAVAVLLAIWSQIGDLAESALKRKFNVKDSGAIIPGHGGIMDRVDGILFVMPVVALFLFFGA; encoded by the coding sequence ATGAACAATCTGTTTTTGAGAGTTTTATCCGCCCTGGTCATGTTGCCGGCAGCTGTTGCCCTTATCCTTTTCGGCGGATGGCCTTATGTCGGCGTGGTCATATTGCTGTCCATACTGGTTCTACAGGAATGGAATATGATTACCACCGGCAAGTGGCTTTCCCCGCTTTTTGTTGTGCAGGCGGCCGGTCTTCTGGCGCTTGGGGTGGTTCTGAATCTTTATCACGAATTCTCATTTGTTTATGTCGCCATTTACCTTGCTGCAGTTCTCGCAGTTTCCCTCGGAACCGGAAACGGATATAAGCTTGCGTTTGCCGGCGCTTTATATGCGCTGTTGCCAGCCTTGTCTTTGATCTGGCTGCGGGAATTTATTCCCGGCGGCGCCTATATTATTCTCTGGTCGATGATTACTACCTGGTCAATGGATACGGGCGCCTATTTTGCCGGTAGGAGAATCGGCGGCCCTAAAATGTCTCCCCGGATCAGTCCCAATAAAACCTGGGCCGGGCTGATCGGCGGAGCCTTGCTGGCCCTGGTTACCGGCACCATGTCGGCCGAATATTTCGGTTTTGCGCCGTTGTTCCAGTATGCCGCGGTTGCGGTGCTTCTTGCCATCTGGAGCCAGATTGGTGACTTGGCGGAATCTGCCCTGAAAAGAAAGTTCAATGTCAAAGACTCCGGTGCTATTATCCCCGGTCATGGCGGAATCATGGACCGTGTTGATGGTATTTTATTCGTGATGCCGGTGGTCGCCCTGTTTCTGTTTTTCGGGGCTTAA
- a CDS encoding isoprenyl transferase: MLVAEEAETITEFGGMPTPPSHIAIIMDGNGRWAKKRLLPKVAGHRKGAEVVRKCVKECSRIGVKYLTLYAFSSENWKRPEDEVKDLMGLLKHYLNNEIDQLNKQNVRLRFIGGRERLSPAINELIENAEKKTGANTGLQLILALNYGAQSEIVMAARELARQVAEGSLSPDDIDEGMFAKHLYLPDIPDPDVIIRTSGEQRLSNFLLWQAAYSEFIFVETLWPDFTEESIAEAICEYHKRERRYGARP, translated from the coding sequence ATGCTGGTGGCTGAAGAGGCAGAAACAATTACTGAATTTGGCGGGATGCCGACCCCTCCGTCCCACATCGCCATAATTATGGACGGTAACGGACGCTGGGCCAAAAAACGCCTGCTGCCAAAAGTCGCCGGACACCGCAAGGGGGCTGAAGTCGTCCGAAAGTGTGTAAAGGAATGTTCCCGGATCGGGGTCAAATATCTGACCCTCTATGCATTCTCCTCAGAGAACTGGAAACGGCCGGAAGATGAGGTCAAGGATCTCATGGGGCTGTTGAAGCATTATCTGAATAATGAGATTGATCAGCTGAATAAGCAGAATGTGCGGCTTCGCTTTATTGGCGGTCGGGAACGCCTGAGCCCCGCAATTAATGAACTGATCGAAAATGCGGAAAAGAAAACAGGCGCCAACACGGGGCTTCAGCTGATTTTGGCGCTCAATTACGGTGCCCAGTCAGAAATCGTCATGGCTGCCCGGGAGCTGGCCCGCCAGGTCGCGGAAGGCTCGCTTTCTCCCGATGATATCGACGAAGGCATGTTTGCCAAACACCTCTATTTGCCGGATATTCCAGACCCTGACGTTATTATACGGACCAGTGGCGAGCAGCGTCTGAGCAATTTTCTCTTGTGGCAGGCCGCCTATTCAGAATTCATTTTTGTGGAAACGCTCTGGCCGGATTTTACAGAAGAGAGCATTGCCGAGGCAATCTGCGAATACCATAAACGCGAAAGGCGTTACGGGGCGCGTCCCTGA
- the frr gene encoding ribosome recycling factor: MSSEFNIDDLKRRMNGAIDNLKTEFSGLRTGRASVNLLDPIVVDAYGSTLPLNQVGTVATPESRMISVQVWDKTLVGATEKAIRNAGLGLNPIVDGQNLRIPIPELNEERRQELSKVAGKYAEQAKIAVRNVRRDGMDSIKKLEKDGEISQDEQKSFGERIQKLTDSKVAEIDELTAAKEKEIMQV, from the coding sequence ATGTCGTCTGAATTTAACATTGATGATTTGAAGCGGCGCATGAACGGCGCTATCGATAACCTGAAGACTGAATTTTCCGGACTCAGAACGGGCAGGGCGTCCGTAAATCTTCTGGACCCCATTGTTGTGGATGCCTATGGTTCAACTTTGCCGCTTAACCAGGTTGGTACGGTCGCCACGCCGGAATCCCGCATGATCAGTGTGCAGGTATGGGACAAGACCCTGGTAGGCGCGACGGAGAAAGCTATTCGCAATGCAGGGCTGGGTCTAAATCCGATCGTTGATGGCCAGAATCTGCGTATTCCGATACCGGAACTGAACGAGGAACGACGCCAGGAATTGTCCAAGGTTGCCGGTAAATATGCGGAACAGGCGAAGATTGCCGTGAGAAATGTGCGTCGTGACGGCATGGATAGTATCAAGAAGCTGGAAAAAGACGGCGAAATTAGTCAGGATGAGCAAAAGAGTTTTGGTGAGCGGATACAGAAACTGACCGATAGCAAAGTTGCTGAAATCGATGAACTGACGGCGGCAAAAGAAAAAGAAATCATGCAGGTCTGA
- the pyrH gene encoding UMP kinase, whose product MSEDPQYKRVLLKLSGEALMGSQEYGIDPQTVKRIAEEVKAVTELGVEVCLVVGAGNIFRGMSGVASGFDRTSADHMGMLATVMNSLAIQNALEKIGVDTRVLSAFPISSVCEPYIRRRAMRHMEKGRVVVFAAGTGNPFFTTDTAAALRAAEMNCNALLKGTQVNGVYTADPKIDPTAEKYDSLTYQDVLTRNLQVMDTSAIALARENNIPILVFSIHEPGEFARVLKGEGQFTIIRQE is encoded by the coding sequence ATGTCCGAAGATCCCCAATATAAAAGAGTACTTCTGAAACTGTCTGGTGAAGCACTTATGGGATCACAGGAATATGGCATAGATCCCCAGACGGTGAAACGCATAGCGGAAGAAGTAAAAGCCGTTACCGAACTCGGGGTGGAAGTATGCCTGGTTGTTGGCGCAGGAAATATTTTCCGGGGAATGTCCGGTGTCGCCAGTGGCTTTGACAGAACCTCCGCCGATCATATGGGCATGCTGGCGACAGTCATGAATTCACTGGCCATTCAGAATGCCCTGGAAAAGATAGGTGTTGATACCCGGGTGTTATCGGCCTTTCCAATATCTTCTGTTTGTGAACCCTATATCCGTCGGCGTGCCATGCGGCATATGGAAAAGGGCCGGGTTGTGGTTTTTGCCGCCGGTACCGGAAATCCATTTTTCACAACGGATACCGCCGCGGCCCTCAGGGCGGCGGAGATGAACTGTAATGCGTTGCTCAAGGGAACCCAGGTCAACGGTGTTTATACAGCAGATCCCAAAATTGATCCGACCGCGGAAAAATATGATTCCCTTACCTATCAGGATGTTCTAACACGCAATCTACAGGTCATGGATACCTCTGCAATTGCACTTGCGCGCGAAAATAATATCCCCATACTTGTGTTTTCTATTCATGAACCTGGTGAATTTGCCCGTGTATTGAAGGGCGAGGGACAATTTACAATTATACGTCAGGAGTGA